A single window of Castor canadensis chromosome 3, mCasCan1.hap1v2, whole genome shotgun sequence DNA harbors:
- the Ripk2 gene encoding receptor-interacting serine/threonine-protein kinase 2 isoform X2, translating into MNPPLLHHDLKTQNILLDNEFHVKIADFGLSKWRMMSLSQSRSSKSAPEGGTIIYMPPENYEPGQKSRASVKHDIYSYAVITWEVLSRKQPFEEVTNPLQIMYSVSQGHRPDTNEESLPFDIPHRALMISLIETGWAQNPDERPSFLKCLIELEPVLRTFDEITFLEAVIQLKRTKSASSIIHLCDKKKMELSVNIPINHGPQEESCGSSLPYKSSGSPETSQSLSAPQDKECLSGKTQDYPSMRVHHCAGNHSWDSTVTTAQRTTFCGHKTAACSLAVMNPLMVDSSSERLQPGIAQQWIQSKREDIVSQMTEACLNQSLDALLSRDLIMKEDYELISTKPTRTSKVRQLLDTTDIQGEEFAKVIIQKLKDNKQMGLQPYPEVLVVSRSPSSNLLQNRSL; encoded by the exons ATGAATCCTCCTCTACTTCATCATGACTTGAAAACTCAAAATATCTTGTTGGATAATGAATTTCATGTTAAg ATTGCAGATTTTGGTTTGTCAAAATGGCGCATGATGTCTCTCTCACAATCACGAAGTAGCAAATCTGCACCAGAAGGAGGAACAATTATCTATATGCCACCTGAAAACTATGAACCTGGACAAAAGTCAAGGGCCAGTGTGAAGCATGATATATATAG CTATGCAGTTATCACATGGGAAGTGTTATCCAGAAAACAGCCTTTTGAAG AAGTCACCAATCCTTTGCAGATCATGTATAGTGTGTCACAGGGACATAGGCCTGACACTAATGAAGAAAGTTTACCATTTGATATACCTCATCGAGCACTCATGATCTCTCTAATAGAAACTGGATGGGCACAAAACCCAGATGAAAGACCATCGTTTTTAA aatGCTTAATAGAACTTGAACCAGTTCTGAGAACATTTGATGAAATAACTTTTCTTGAAGCTGTTATTCAGCTAAAGAGAACAAAG AGTGCCTCAAGCATTATTCACTTATGTGATAAGAAGAAAATGGAGTTATCTGTGAACATACCTATAAATCATGGGCCAcaggag GAATCATGTGGATCCTCTCTGCCCTATAAAAGCAGTGGTTCTCCTGAAACCTCACAGTCCCTGTCTGCTCCTCAAGACAAAGAATGTTTATCTG GAAAAACGCAAGACTACCCTTCTATGAGGGTGCACCACTGTGCAGGAAATCACAGTTGGGACAGTACCGTTACTACAGCTCAAAGGACGACATTCTGTGGTCACAAGACTGCTGCGTGCTCTTTAGCAGTAATGAACCCACTCATGGTGGACAGCAGTTCAG AGCGTCTGCAGCCTGGCATAGCCCAACAATGGATCCAGAGCAAAAGGGAAGACATTGTGAGCCAAATGACCGAAGCCTGCCTTAACCAATCACTAGATGCCCTTCTGTCCAGGGACTTGATCATGAAGGAGGACTATGAACTCATTAGTACCAAACCCACAAGGACATCAAAAGTCAGACAATTACTGGACACCACTGACATCCAAGGAGAAGAATTTGCCAAAGTTATCATTCAGAAGTTGAAAGATAACAAACAGATGGGCCTTCAACCTTACCCAGAAGTACTTGTGGTTTCTCGATCACCATCTTCAAATCTCCTTCAAAATAGAAGCTTATAA